A stretch of the Cucurbita pepo subsp. pepo cultivar mu-cu-16 chromosome LG16, ASM280686v2, whole genome shotgun sequence genome encodes the following:
- the LOC111776724 gene encoding U-box domain-containing protein 45, with protein sequence MKQEGREEQEDEIVFDRDSETSNHKKQILIFQLSQRLIHGDLLSRIEAAKDLRKLARKSSPKSRSNLGASSLIQPLVCMLLSPNLDAREASLLALLNLASRNERNKIKIVAAGAIPPLLELLKFQNLSLRELATAAILTLSAAASNKPVILSAGATSLLVQILISGSVQAKVDAVTALYYLSACTEHENCPMMLDPGAVAPLIDLLKECKKHSKFAEKTTSLLQIISNSDEGRTAISNSDGGILTLVQTVEDGSLVSTENAVGVLLSMCQSCRETYREPILKEGAIPGLLRLTVEGTAEAQDRARRLLDLLRDSPQEKRMSSTDLERIAYKIAAEVDGVGQALETAKRLMQEMVQRRLNTA encoded by the exons ATGAAGCAAGAGGGGAGAGAAGAGCAGGAAGATGAGATCGTGTTCGACAGAGACTCAGAGACTTCGAATCATAAGAAGCAGATTTTGATCTTTCAGCTTTCTCAAAGGCTAATCCATGGCGACCTTCTCTCCCGAATCGAAGCTGCCAAAGATTTGAGGAAGCTCGCCCGTAAGTCTTCCCCCAAGTCCCGCTCCAACCTCGGCGCTTCCAGTCTGATTCAACCCCTTGTTTGCATGCTTCTCTCTCCCAATCTTGATGCCCGTGAAGCCTCTCTTCTTGCCCTCCTCAATCTCGCTTCCCGCAACGAACG GAACAAGATAAAAATAGTTGCAGCTGGTGCTATTCCCCCGCTTCTAGAGCTGCTGAAATTCCAAAACCTTAGTTTGAGGGAACTAGCCACTGCAGCAATCCTGACCTTGTCGGCTGCTGCTTCGAATAAACCGGTCATCTTGTCAGCTGGTGCAACATCTCTTCTGGTTCAGATTCTCATTTCTGGAAGTGTTCAGGCTAAAGTTGATGCAGTGACAGCTCTATACTATTTATCTGCTTGCACTGAACACGAGAATTGCCCCATGATGCTTGATCCAGGAGCAGTTGCCCCTCTAATTGATCTCCTCAAAGAATGCAAGAAGCATTCGAAGTTTGCCGAAAAAACTACATCCCTCCTTCAGATCATTTCGAACTCAGATGAAGGGCGAACTGCAATCTCCAATTCAGATGGTGGCATACTAACTTTAGTACAGACAGTTGAAGATGGATCTCTTGTGAGCACAGAGAATGCAGTGGGAGTTTTGCTTTCCATGTGCCAGAGTTGCCGTGAGACATACCGCGAACCCATCTTGAAAGAAGGTGCAATCCCTGGCCTTTTGAGACTCACAGTAGAGGGCACAGCTGAAGCACAAGATAGAGCTCGCAGGCTTCTGGATTTGCTTAGAGATTCTCCTCAGGAAAAGAGAATGAGCTCAACAGATCTGGAGAGAATTGCTTACAAAATCGCTGCTGAAGTTGACGGCGTAGGACAAGCACTCGAAACTGCCAAAAGATTAATGCAGGAAATGGTTCAGAGGAGATTAAACACTGCATAA
- the LOC111777462 gene encoding RPM1-interacting protein 4-like — MAEKGSSSPLPKFGEWDVNDPASAEGFTVIFNKARNEKKAGGMPDSPAKDDPTYKNGSVLGKPQPKKWFCCLQAAES, encoded by the exons ATGGCG GAAAAAGGCAGTAGCAGTCCGTTGCCGAAGTTCGGCGAATGGGATGTGAACGACCCTGCATCTGCTGAGGGATTCACAGTAATCTTTAATAAAGCCAGGAATGAGAAAAAGGCTGGTGGCATGCCTGACTCTCCAGCAAAGGATGACCCAACATATAAGAATGGTTCTGTTCTTGGAAAGCCTCAACCT AAAAAATGGTTTTGCTGCTTGCAAGCTGCAGAATCGTGA
- the LOC111777036 gene encoding RING-H2 finger protein ATL18-like, which produces MLGLIFLNSRIGLAIIFFNTFVWIPLFRVKEAILGVASVFRLASLPEMDSSRGGTLLVRRYEELQRSDDRTEEEEMCSICLTEFAREDSVCKLPDCAHVFHFDCIEKWHERNRFTCPLCRCFFNIEKHHERKLRFVVPDNPSSLYYFLQ; this is translated from the coding sequence ATGTTAGGTTTAATTTTTCTCAATTCGCGTATTGGACTCGccatcattttcttcaacaCTTTCGTATGGATCCCGTTGTTTCGTGTCAAGGAAGCGATTCTCGGTGTCGCTAGTGTTTTCCGCCTCGCTTCCTTGCCAGAAATGGACAGCTCCCGCGGCGGAACTCTGCTGGTGAGAAGATACGAAGAGTTGCAGAGGAGCGATGATCGAACGGAAGAGGAGGAGATGTGCTCCATCTGTTTGACGGAATTCGCGAGAGAAGATTCCGTGTGCAAATTGCCGGACTGTGCGCACGTTTTTCACTTCGATTGCATCGAGAAATGGCATGAGAGGAATCGCTTCACTTGTCCTCTCTGTAGATGCTTCTTCAACATCGAGAAACACCATGAGAGGAAGCTCCGCTTCGTTGTTCCAGATAATCCTTCCTCCCTATATTATTTCTTGCagtga
- the LOC111776784 gene encoding uncharacterized protein LOC111776784 → MLTNINLISCNAFSPSPPSRFSKLGILHKTQTRNPQIIPFKYSTSVCPGINTRRDSSYRKVGLLQKWRSASGTQNAGDPVGEKATPVESERGGSSGGGNGGEGRDWTTSILLFVLWAGLMFYVFILAPNQTPSTDLYFLKKLLNLKNDDGFKMNEVLVSLWYIMGLWPLIYSMLLLPSGRSSNSNVPVWPFLGLSFFLGAYGLLPYFVLWKPPPPPVEEDELERWPLNFLESKFTAGITFAAGLGLLFYAGLAGESAWKEFYQYFRESRFIHATSIDFMLLSSFAPFWVYNDMSARKWYDQGSWLLPFSLVPFLGPALYLVLRPMPTTTPVPLDRAASEPK, encoded by the exons ATGTTAACCAATATCAATCTTATCTCCTGCAACGCTTTCTCACCGTCTCCTCCTTCAAGATTCTCAAAGCTTGGAATTCTCCATAAAACCCAAACTCGAAACCCCCAAATCATCCCCTTCAAGTATTCTACATCGGTCTGCCCCGGCATCAACACCCGTCGAGATTCAAGCTACAGAAAAGTGGGTCTGCTCCAAAAATGGCGGAGTGCATCGGGAACTCAGAATGCGGGTGACCCAGTTGGGGAAAAAGCGACGCCGGTGGAAAGTGAGCGCGGCGGTAGCAGCGGCGGCGGGAATGGTGGGGAGGGAAGAGACTGGACGACTTCGATTTTACTGTTTGTTTTGTGGGCTGGTCTTATGTTTTATGTGTTCATTCTCGCTCCAAATCAGACTCCG TCAACGGACTTGTATTTCTTGAAGAAGCTTCTGAACTTGAAAAATGACGATGGTTTCAAAATGAATGAAGTGCTTGTCTCCCTTTGGTATATTATGGGGTTGTGGCCCCTTATCTACAGCATGCTGCTGCTTCCTTCTGGTAGAAG TTCAAATAGCAATGTTCCTGTCTGGCCTTTCCTAGGACtgtctttctttttgggtGCTTATGGTCTTCTTCCATATTTTGTACTTTGgaagccgccgccgcctcccgTTGAGGAAGATGAGCTCGAGAGATGgcctttgaattttctcgagTCGAAATTTACTGCTGGG ATAACATTTGCTGCAGGACTAGGCTTATTATTCTATGCTGGATTAGCTGGTGAGAGTGCGTGGAAGGAATTCTATCAGTACTTCAGAGAAAGCAGATTT ATCCATGCTACGAGCATTGATTTCATGCTGTTATCTTCATTTGCTCCATTTTGGGTTTACAATGACATGTCTGCTCGAAAATG GTATGACCAAGGTTCTTggcttcttccattttcgttGGTGCCGTTCTTGGGTCCTGCCTTGTATCTTGTCCTACGACCAATGCCAACGACGACTCCCGTTCCACTCGACCGTGCTGCTTCTGAACCGAAATGA
- the LOC111777813 gene encoding protein ACTIVITY OF BC1 COMPLEX KINASE 7, chloroplastic-like has translation MAATLASHSCYRREARLNEGKGKQGYDLCFSRSISLHTFNKIERSIWSPPSSQHFSVRNEMQQNTSPPRLRTNGRAVKMVPINEVVKKRAVSANKVENINGKKQVINGANGKKRSSSLPLVKRTNVTDSKKLPPIEGLKVLPSDEGFSWANENYNSFQRSIDVWSFVISLRVRVFLENTKWTYAGGFEDKQKKRRKKTASWLRERVLQLGPTFIKLGQLSSTRSDLFPREYVDELAKLQDKVPAFSSKKARGFIESELGAPIDTLFKEFEDRPIAAASLGQVHRAILHNGERVIVKVQRPGLKKLFDIDLRNLKLIAEYFQRSETFGGASRDWIGIYEECATILYQEIDYINEGKNADRFRRDFRNIKWVRVPLVFWDYTALKVLTLEYVPGVKINQLNVLDSRGFNRSRISSHAIEAYLIQILKTGFFHADPHPGNLAIDVDEAIIYYDFGMMGEIKSFTRERLLDLFYAVYEKDAKKVMQRLIDLEALQPTGDMSSVRRSIQFFLDNLLSQSPDQQQTLAAIGEDLFAIAQDQPFRFPSTFTFVLRAFSTLEGIGYMLDPDFSFVKIAAPYAQELLELKKERSGTQLVQEIRKQANDARTSTISMPYRVQKIEEFVQQLESGDLKLRVRVLESERAARKATVLQMTTMYTVMGGTLLNLGITLISQGNQAVAGGSFVGAGVFMVLVVRGMRRVKWLDKLEKMI, from the exons ATGGCGGCAACACTGGCTTCCCACAGCTGTTATCGCCGCGAAGCGAGGTTAAATGAGGGGAAAGGGAAACAAGGCTATGATCTATGTTTTTCAAGATCAATTTCACTTCATACATTCAATAAGATTGAGAGATCAATTTGGAGTCCTCCAAGTTCTCAACATTTCAGTGTTCGAAATGAAATGCAACAGAATACATCGCCCCCGAGGTTAAGAACTAATGGAAGAGCTGTTAAGATGGTACCTATAAATGAAGTAGTGAAAAAGAGAGCTGTATCTGCCAATAAAGTGGAGAACATAAACGGTAAAAAGCAAGTTATCAACGGGGCAAACGGTAAAAAGCGCAGCTCGTCTCTGCCATTGGTTAAGAGAACAAATGTTACAGACTCAAAGAAGCTCCCACCAATTGAGGGTCTTAAGGTTTTGCCCTCAGACGAGGGTTTCAGTTGGgctaatgaaaattataactCTTTCCAAAGGAGTATCGATGTTTGGAGTTTCGTCATTTCCTTACGGGTTCGTGTTTTCttagaaaatacaaaatggaCGTATGCTGGAGGCTTTGAAGATAAGCAG aaaaaaagaaggaaaaagactGCCTCTTGGTTGCGGGAGCGTGTGCTGCAGCTCGGCCCCACTTTTATAAAGCTTGGACAGCTCTCCTCAACAAGATCAGATCTGTTTCCACGTGAGTATGTGGACGAGCTTGCTAAGTTACAG GATAAAGTCCCTGCATTCTCTTCAAAGAAAGCAAGAGGGTTCATTGAGAGTGAACTGGGCGCCCCCATCGATACATTGTTCAAAGAATTCGAGGACCGTCCTATTGCTGCTGCAAGTCTTGGCCAG GTCCATCGAGCAATACTGCATAACGGAGAGAGGGTGATCGTAAAAGTTCAAAGACCTGGTCTCAAGAAGCTCTTCGACATTGATCTAC GGAATTTGAAGCTAATTGCAGAGTATTTTCAAAGAAGTGAAACCTTTGGTGGTGCTTCAAGAGACTGGATTGGTATCTATGAAGAATGTGCTAC GATTTTGTATCAAGAAATTGACTACATAAATGAAGGCAAAAACGCTGATAGATTTCGCAGGGATTTTCGTAATATAAAGTGGGTTCGAGTACCT CTCGTCTTTTGGGACTACACAGCTTTGAAGGTTTTGACTTTAGAGTATGTACCAG GGGTTAAGATAAACCAGCTGAATGTTCTAGATTCACGTGGCTTTAATCgctctcgaatttcatcacaTGCCATTGAAGCTTACTTAATTCAG ATACTGAAGACTGGTTTCTTTCATGCTGATCCTCATCCGGGAAATCTTGCTATTGATGTGGATGAAGCAATCATATATTATGATTTTGGTATGATGGGGGAAATCAAATCCTTCACTAGAGAGCGGCTGCTTGACCTGTTCTATGCGGTTTATGAGAAAGATGCAAAAAAG GTTATGCAAAGGCTCATCGATCTCGAAGCACTTCAGCCGACAGGAGACATGTCATCG GTGAGGAGATCCATTCAATTCTTCTTGGACAATCTATTGAGCCAGTCACCAGACCAGCAGCAGACTCTAGCAGCAATCGGCGAG GATTTATTTGCAATAGCTCAAGATCAACCTTTTCGATTCCCTTCCACCTTTACCTTTGTCTTGAGGGCATTTTCTACCCTTGAAG GTATAGGCTACATGCTCGACCCAGATTTTTCGTTCGTGAAGATCGCTGCACCATATGCACAG GAGCTTTTAGAGTTAAAAAAGGAGCGAAGCGGAACACAACTTGTGCAGGAGATAAGAAAACAAGCCAATGAT GCAAGAACATCCACCATTTCCATGCCATACAGAGTCCAAAAAATAGAGGAATTCGTACAACAGCTCGAGTCGGGGGACTTAAAGCTTCGAGTCCGAGTGCTAGAG TCTGAAAGAGCAGCAAGGAAAGCAACAGTACTTCAGATGACAACGATGTACACCGTGATGGGCGGTACCCTTTTGAACCTCGGTATCACCTTGATCTCTCAAGGCAACCAAGCTGTTGCAGGTGGATCGTTCGTCGGAGCAG GAGTTTTTATGGTGCTCGTTGTTCGTGGTATGCGAAGGGTTAAATGGCTTGAcaaattagagaaaatgatCTGA